The following DNA comes from Mycobacteriales bacterium.
CACGGCATCGCGCGTCGATATCGCTCAGTCCTCCACGCTGCGCAACCTCGGTACCCGGGCAGACCTGAGCGCGCTGTCCACCCGAAACTTCGACTCCTCGACCTTCGACGCGTGGTTCACCGCGTTCACCCTGAACAGCCCGCAGAAGGAAGCGGTCGCGGAGAACCGCTTCCGGCCCGGGTTCCGGGTCGCCTTCAAGGCGTGGCTGGCGACCGACCCGCTGCACAATCCGCATGCGCCGCCCGGCCCGACCTACATGCCGCAGTACAAGCTCGCGGCCCAGGAGAAGGCCAATGCGTTCGACAAGGCGGCGACCGCGAAGTTCGAGGCGGGCAACCATGATGGGCTCGTCGCCGACAACTATGTGCGCATCACGGTTTTCCTTGCCGCCGTGCTGTTTCTGGTGGGCATCGGCAGCTCGTTCAGGCTGAACGGTGTCCGCTACGGGCTCATCACCGTCGGTTCGGTGCTGCTGGTTTTTTCGGTCGTGCTGATCCTTCGACAGCCGGGGCTTCCGAGCTGACGCCTGGCTGGTCCGACTGAGCGGGACGGCTAGGCGCGGCTGCGCCGGGCCGCGCCGATCCGGCGGATGGCCTGCTCGAGCGCGTAGGACGGGTCGGCCGCGACCCCCTTGACGTCGGCGTTGGCGTCGGCGACCACCCCGAGCGCACGGGTCAGCCCGCCCTCGGACCAGCCCCTGGCCTGGCTCAGCGCGCGCCGTACCTTCCACGGCGGCAGCCCCAGGGTCCCGGCCAGCGCGTAGGGGTTGGCGCGGCCGGCCGAGCTCACCCGGGCGATGGTGCGAACACCATCGGCGAGCGCGTCGGCGACCAGGACGTGCGCGACCCCGATCGACAGCGCCCAGCGCAATGTCTCGAGCGCCCCGCCGACATCGCCGACCACGGCCCGGTCGGCGACCGAGAAGCCGGAGACGTCGGCCCGGCCGCGGTGGTAGCGCGCCACCGCCTCGACGTCGATGTGGCCGCCGGCGTCGAACACCAGTTGCGCGCACGCGGCGGCGAGCTCCCGCAGGTCGCCCCCGACGGCGTCGAGCACCGCGGCGGCGGCCGACGGCGTGATGGTGGCGCCGGCCCGGGCGATCTCCCCGCGGACGAAGTCGATCCGCTCCTCGGCGCGGGTGACCCGGCGGCACTCCACGACATCGGCGTCGGCGGCCCGCATCGAGTCGACCAACGCCTTGCCGCGCGCCCCGCCCGGGTGCACGACGACGAGGCTGATCGTGTCGGCCGGGTCGGCGAGATATCCGGTGAGTGCGGCGAGGGCGTCGGAGCGCGTCTCGTGCGCACGTTCGACGACGACCACGCGGCTCTCCCCGAAGAGCGACGGGCTGAGCAGGTCGAAGACGTCACCAGGCTCGATCGAGCTGCCGAGCAGGTCGCGGACGTCGCAGCCGGGATCGGCGGCCCGGGCCTGCGCGATCGTCTCGGCCACCGCGCGGGCCACCAGCAGCTCCTCGTCACCGAGGACGAGACGGAGCCGGGGCGGAGCGGGCGCGGTCACGGATCCATCGTGGCACGGGCCGCCGACGACCTGCGCCGTCGGGCACCGGGCCGGTCCGGCCCGGGCGGAGACCCGGTCACCGGGGCAGTCCGGCAGGGGTGTGGGTCACGACGACCAGCCGGCCCTGCTGCACGCAGAACGCGACGTCGCCGTCCCGGTCGGTGCGCAGCACCCGCATGCCGAGCCCGTCCAAGGCGCTCAGCAGGACCCGGGCCGGCAGGCCGTAGTCGTTGCCCGCGCCGACCGAGATGACGCCGACCCGCGCACGGACCGCCGCGAGGAACTCGCTGTCGGAGTACGCCGATCCGTGGTGCGGCACCTTGAGCACGTCGGCACGCAGATCGAGACCCGAGCGCAACAGTGCCCGCTGCGCGGCGATCTCGGCGTCGCCGGCGAGCAGGACGGTGTGGCCGCCGATACGGGCCCGGAGCACCAGCGACGAGTTGTTCGGATCCGATCGCGTGCCGTGGTAGGCGATCTCCGGGCCGAGCACCTGCAATTGCACCGCGCCGATCTGCCACGTCCGCCCGACGGAGGGCTGCCCGACCGTCACGCCGCGGCTCGCGGCCGCGCCGAGCAGGTCGTGCCAGGCCGGCGCCGGCTCGTCGAGCGGGCCGGTGACGATCGCGCCCAGTCGCCGCCCGCGCAGCGCTCCGGACAGGCCGCCGACGTGGTCGGCATGCAGGTGGGTGATCACCAGCAACGGGATCCGGTCGACATGCAACCGGCGCAGGCACCCGTCGGCCAGTGCCGGATCCGGCCCGGTGTCGACGACGACGGCCGCGCCGGGACCGGCATGGAGCACCAACCCGTCGCCCTGCCCCACGTCGCAGGCGACGAACAGCCAGCCCGGGGGCGGCCAGCCAGGAGCGACGACCCGCACGGGGACCGCGATCAGCGCCGCGCCGAGCGTGGCCGCCAATGCCGCCCGCCGCGCCGACCGGGACCGGGCGAGCAGGGCACCGCCGTAGAGCAGCAGGGCGAGCAGCACGGCGCCGCGGGCGCCGGCAGGCCAGCCCAACGCCGCGTCCGGGACGCCCGCGCCGTGCTCCGCGACGCCGACGATCCACCGGACCGGCCACCCCGCGAGCCAGGCCAGGGCACCGGCGACAGCGCCGGAGAGCGGAGCCGCGACCGCCGCGAGTACGCCGAGGACGGTCGCCGGAGCCACCGCCGGTGCGGCCAGCAGGTTGGCCGGGATCGCGACCAGGCTGACCCGCCCGCTCACCGCCGCGATGAGCGGCGCGGTCGCCAGGTGGGCGGCCGCCGGGACGGCCAGTGCCTGCGCCGCCAGCGGTGGTACGCCGCGCGCGACGAGTGCGGCCGACCACACCGGCGCCACCAGCAGCAGAGCGCCGGTGGCGACCACCGACATCGCGAAGCCGGCCGACCGCGCCAGATCCGGTGACACGAGCACCAGACCGAGCACCGTGGCCGCGAGCGCCGGCAACCCGGCCCGGGTCCGTCCGGTCGCCAGCGCGACCAGCGCGAGGCCACCCATGGCCGCCGCCCGCAGGACGCTCGGCGACGGTCGGGCGAGGACGACGAACCCGAGCAGTGCGAGTCCGGCGGCGACCGCGGACGTCCGTGGCCCGATCCGCACCGCGCGGAGCAGAACCAGCACCGCGCCGGCGACGATCGCGCAGTTGGCGCCGGAGACCGCGACGAGATGGGTGAGCCCGGTGGTCCGGAAGTCGGCCTCGAGGGACGGGTCGAGCCGCGACACGTCGCCGACCACGAGTCCGGGCAGCAGGCCGCGCGGACCGTCGGGCAGGCGCTGAGCAGCCCGGCGCAACCCGGCCCGAAGCCGCTCGGCCGCCCGCTGCACCAGCGACGGGGGTCCGACGTCGTGCGGCGGCCCGCGGGCGGAGATGGCCGCCACCGTCAGGTCGCCAGCCAGCGGAGGAAGGAGCCGGCCCTCGACGGTGACGTGCTGGCTCGGGAGCAGCCTGCCCCACCCGGCTGCGGGCGCCAGGACGAGCACCCGACCGGATAACCGCCAGCTCCGCTCCCCGGCACGCGCCTCGCTGACCCGCGTGGCCAGCGCGACCCGGCGCTGGCCGCCGGGCCCGCCGGCGATCGGCTGCGGATCCTCGGCCACGACGACCCGCAACCGGGCGTCCTGCCGGTCGCGGGCGAGCCCGACCAGAGGTGACGCGTCGCGGGCGGCGACCCGCACCCCGAC
Coding sequences within:
- a CDS encoding DNA polymerase III subunit delta, with product MTAPAPPRLRLVLGDEELLVARAVAETIAQARAADPGCDVRDLLGSSIEPGDVFDLLSPSLFGESRVVVVERAHETRSDALAALTGYLADPADTISLVVVHPGGARGKALVDSMRAADADVVECRRVTRAEERIDFVRGEIARAGATITPSAAAAVLDAVGGDLRELAAACAQLVFDAGGHIDVEAVARYHRGRADVSGFSVADRAVVGDVGGALETLRWALSIGVAHVLVADALADGVRTIARVSSAGRANPYALAGTLGLPPWKVRRALSQARGWSEGGLTRALGVVADANADVKGVAADPSYALEQAIRRIGAARRSRA
- a CDS encoding ComEC/Rec2 family competence protein produces the protein MKPAATAVDLRLVPAALAGWLITWLGLTVSPAVSFWLAAAAGAGTVAAFVAPWRGGPALALALGCIAAAAVAVGVRVAARDASPLVGLARDRQDARLRVVVAEDPQPIAGGPGGQRRVALATRVSEARAGERSWRLSGRVLVLAPAAGWGRLLPSQHVTVEGRLLPPLAGDLTVAAISARGPPHDVGPPSLVQRAAERLRAGLRRAAQRLPDGPRGLLPGLVVGDVSRLDPSLEADFRTTGLTHLVAVSGANCAIVAGAVLVLLRAVRIGPRTSAVAAGLALLGFVVLARPSPSVLRAAAMGGLALVALATGRTRAGLPALAATVLGLVLVSPDLARSAGFAMSVVATGALLLVAPVWSAALVARGVPPLAAQALAVPAAAHLATAPLIAAVSGRVSLVAIPANLLAAPAVAPATVLGVLAAVAAPLSGAVAGALAWLAGWPVRWIVGVAEHGAGVPDAALGWPAGARGAVLLALLLYGGALLARSRSARRAALAATLGAALIAVPVRVVAPGWPPPGWLFVACDVGQGDGLVLHAGPGAAVVVDTGPDPALADGCLRRLHVDRIPLLVITHLHADHVGGLSGALRGRRLGAIVTGPLDEPAPAWHDLLGAAASRGVTVGQPSVGRTWQIGAVQLQVLGPEIAYHGTRSDPNNSSLVLRARIGGHTVLLAGDAEIAAQRALLRSGLDLRADVLKVPHHGSAYSDSEFLAAVRARVGVISVGAGNDYGLPARVLLSALDGLGMRVLRTDRDGDVAFCVQQGRLVVVTHTPAGLPR